A single Glycine soja cultivar W05 chromosome 14, ASM419377v2, whole genome shotgun sequence DNA region contains:
- the LOC114384338 gene encoding GDSL esterase/lipase At5g37690-like, whose protein sequence is MSMPRLVFAACIFSLAAIALATLPVTYIFGDSLTDVGNNNFLQYSLAKSNYPWYGIDYSGGQATGRFTNGRTIGDFISAKLGISSPPAYLSVSQNVDTLLKGVNYASGGAGILNDTGLYFIQRLSFDDQINNFKKTKEVITANIGEAAANKHCNEATYFIGIGSNDYVNNFLQPFLADGQQYTHDEFIELLISTLDQQLQSLYQLGARKIVFHGLGPLGCIPSQRVKSKRRQCLTRVNEWILQFNSNVQKLIIILNHRLPNAKFIFADTYPLVLDLINNPSTYGFKVSNTSCCNVDTSIGGLCLPNSKVCRNRHEFVFWDAFHPSDAANAVLAEKFFSLLFSSAPSPTPAPSP, encoded by the exons ATGTCAATGCCGAGGCTAGTTTTTGCTGCATGCATCTTCTCACTTGCAGCAATTGCTTTAGCAACTCTGCCTGTGACATATATCTTTGGTGACTCCTTGACAGATGTTGGAAACAATAATTTTCTACAATATTCTTTAGCCAAATCTAACTATCCCTGGTATGGTATTGACTACAGTGGTGGCCAGGCTACAGGAAGATTCACCAATGGGAGGACTATTGGTGATTTCATAT CTGCAAAGCTTGGAATCTCATCACCACCAGCTTATCTGTCAGTGTCTCAGAACGTTGATACCTTACTCAAAGGGGTAAACTATGCATCTGGTGGGGCAGGAATTCTCAATGATACTGGACTCTACTTT attcAGAGGTTATCTTTTGATGATCAAATAAACAATTTCAAGAAAACCAAAGAAGTAATCACGGCAAACATAGGAGAGGCAGCTGCCAACAAGCATTGCAATGAAGCCACGTATTTCATTGGGATTG GCAGCAATGACTATGTCAACAATTTCTTGCAACCCTTCTTGGCAGATGGCCAGCAATACACTCATGATGAATTCATAGAGCTCTTAATCTCAACCTTAGATCAACAACTTCAG AGTCTTTATCAGCTGGGAGCACGAAAAATAGTCTTCCATGGACTTGGTCCACTCGGTTGCATTCCATCGCAGAGGGTCAAATCCAAACGAAGACAATGTCTAACGCGAGTCAATGAATGGATACTACAATTCAACTCCAATGTACAGAAGCTAATCATCATACTAAACCATCGTCTTCCAAATGCAAAATTCATATTTGCAGACACTTACCCGTTAGTTCTTGACTTGATCAACAATCCATCTACTTACG GTTTTAAGGTTTCAAATACGTCTTGCTGCAATGTAGACACGAGTATTGGAGGTTTATGCTTGCCAAACTCAAAGGTGTGCAGAAACCGTCATGAGTTTGTATTTTGGGATGCCTTCCATCCATCAGATGCAGCCAATGCTGTTCTTGCagaaaagtttttctctcttcttttctcatcAGCTCCTTCTCCTACACCAGCACCTTCTCCCTAA